The Kribbella sp. NBC_00662 nucleotide sequence TCCTGCACAAGACCGAGGCCGGCGGCGTGGTGGTCGGCGTGGACAGCTCCGACGCGGCCCGCGATGCGTTCGACAAGATCCTCGCCAATGCGCGGGCCTACAAGGCCGACGCGGCGATCACCGGCGTACAGGTGCAGAAGATGCTGGTCACCGGCGGTGACGTGCAGGAGGTCATCGTCGGCGCGGTCACCGATCCGACGTTCGGCAAGGTGGTCGCGTTCGGGCTGGGCGGCGTACTCGTCGAGGTGCTCAAGGATGTCACCTTCCGCCTGGCGCCACTGACGGCCGACGAGGCGCGGGCGATGGTCGACGGGATTGATGCGCACGAGATGCTCGAGGGCGTCCGAGGCGCGCGTCCGGTCGACAAGGACGCGGTGGGTGACCTGATCAAGCGGCTGTCGGACCTGGTCACCGACTTCCCGCAGTTCGCCGAGGTGGACCTGAACCCGGTGCTCGCCGGGCCGGACGGCGCGACCGCGGTGGACTTCCGGATCATCGTCGACGCCGAGGCCGGCAAGCCGGTCGAGCGGTTCAGTCAGGAGGAGATCCTGACCGCGATGACCCGGATCATGCGGCCTCGTGCGGTGGCCGTGATCGGAGCGTCCAACGAGGACGGCAAGATCGGCAACTCGGTGATGAAGAACCTGGTCAACGGCGGGTACGCCGGGGACATCTACCCGATCAACCCGCGCGGCGGGGAGGTGCTCGGGCGGAAGGCCTTCCCCAGCATTCTCGACGTGCCGGGTGACGTCGATGTCGCGGTGTTCGCCGTACCGGCCAAGTTCGTCGCCGGGGCTCTCGAGCAGTGCGGGCAGAAGGGCGTCGCCGGCGCGATCCTGATCCCGTCCGGGTTCGCCGAGACCGGCGAGCAGGAGCTCCAGGACGAGGTCGTCGCGATCGCCCGTGAACACAATGTCCGCATCCTGGGACCGAACATCTACGGCTACTACTACCTGCCGGAGAGCCTCTGCGCGACGTTCTGCACGCCGTACGACGTGCGCGGGTCCGTTGCCCTGTCGTCGCAGTCGGGTGGGATCGGGATGGCGATCCTCGGGTTCAGCCGGTCCAGCCGGATGGGGGTCTCCGCGATCGTTGGGGTAGGCAACAAGGCCGACATCGACGAGGATGACCTCCTGACCTTCTTCGAGAGCGATGACAACACCAACCTGATCGCCATGCATCTTGAGGACTTGAAGGACGGCCGGGCGTTCGCCGAGACGGCGGCCCGGGTGTCCAAGAAGAAGCCGGTCGTCGTGCTGAAGGCCGGCCGGACGTCCATGGGTGCGCGGGCGGCGAGCTCGCACACCGGCGCGCTGGCCGGCGACGACAAGGTGTACGACGACATCCTGCGGCAGAGCGGCGTCGTCCGGGCGCCGGGGCTGAACGAGATGCTGCAGTACGCGCGCGGCATCCCGCTGCTGCCGACGCCGAAGGGTGAGAACGTCGTCATCATCACCGGCGCGGGCGGTTCCGGCGTACTGCTGTCGGACGCCTGTGTGGACAACGGGCTCACCTTGATGGACATCCCGGCCGATCTCGACGCGGCGTTCCGGAAGTTCATCCCGCCGTTCGGTGCCGCCGGCAACCCTGTGGACATCACCGGTGGCGAGCCGCCGTCGACC carries:
- a CDS encoding acetate--CoA ligase family protein; this translates as MTYDKAAVRTILDQALADGRTSLSAPEAKQVADAYGIPTPGEGLATTAEGAAGLAAEIGFPVVLKIVSPDILHKTEAGGVVVGVDSSDAARDAFDKILANARAYKADAAITGVQVQKMLVTGGDVQEVIVGAVTDPTFGKVVAFGLGGVLVEVLKDVTFRLAPLTADEARAMVDGIDAHEMLEGVRGARPVDKDAVGDLIKRLSDLVTDFPQFAEVDLNPVLAGPDGATAVDFRIIVDAEAGKPVERFSQEEILTAMTRIMRPRAVAVIGASNEDGKIGNSVMKNLVNGGYAGDIYPINPRGGEVLGRKAFPSILDVPGDVDVAVFAVPAKFVAGALEQCGQKGVAGAILIPSGFAETGEQELQDEVVAIAREHNVRILGPNIYGYYYLPESLCATFCTPYDVRGSVALSSQSGGIGMAILGFSRSSRMGVSAIVGVGNKADIDEDDLLTFFESDDNTNLIAMHLEDLKDGRAFAETAARVSKKKPVVVLKAGRTSMGARAASSHTGALAGDDKVYDDILRQSGVVRAPGLNEMLQYARGIPLLPTPKGENVVIITGAGGSGVLLSDACVDNGLTLMDIPADLDAAFRKFIPPFGAAGNPVDITGGEPPSTYRNTVALGLSDERIHALILGYWHTIVTPPMVFARLVAEVVEEFRAKGIDKPVVASLSGDVEVEEASQYLFDHGVVAYPYTTETPVQVLGAKYRWARNAGPLGLS